A window of Psychroflexus sp. ALD_RP9 contains these coding sequences:
- the purH gene encoding bifunctional phosphoribosylaminoimidazolecarboxamide formyltransferase/IMP cyclohydrolase, whose protein sequence is MSASLKINSALISVYHKDGLEPIVKLLDEIGVKIYSTGGTETFIKSFDIDVTPVESVTEYPSILGGRVKTLHPKVFGGILNRQSVESDQDEMQSYDIPQIDLVIVDLYPFEATVASGANEQDIIEKIDIGGISLIRAAAKNFKDTLCVSSRNDYVEILELLQSQNGEIDLETRQNFAAKAFNISSHYDTAIFNYLNRNGHVNAFKQSYTDGNTLRYGENPHQKGQFFGEFNSVFDQLHGKELSYNNLLDVDAAVNLMAEFQNEAPTFAILKHNNACGLAQRSTVAEAYKDALAGDPVSAFGGILISNTEINQETAKEIHQLFCEVVIAPSFSTEALSTLKGKKNRIILVQKQFNFKQPTVRTCLNGVLVQDKDLKTDAIEDLNCVTNKEATQEQITDLLFASKICKHTKSNTIVLAKNKQLLASGTGQTSRVDALNQAIHKAISFNFSLKDAVMASDAFFPFPDCVEIAHKAGITSVIQPGGSIKDQLSIDYCNENHLTMLMTGTRHFKH, encoded by the coding sequence ATGAGCGCTTCCCTAAAAATCAACTCGGCCTTAATATCAGTTTATCATAAAGATGGTTTAGAACCCATTGTAAAACTTTTAGATGAAATAGGTGTAAAAATCTATTCAACAGGCGGTACCGAAACCTTTATCAAATCTTTCGATATTGATGTTACACCTGTAGAGTCTGTGACCGAATATCCTTCAATTTTGGGTGGTCGCGTAAAAACTTTACATCCTAAGGTTTTTGGTGGAATTTTGAACCGACAGTCGGTTGAAAGTGATCAAGATGAAATGCAATCTTATGATATACCACAAATCGATTTAGTAATTGTAGATTTATACCCATTTGAGGCAACTGTGGCTTCTGGTGCTAATGAACAAGATATTATTGAAAAAATTGATATTGGCGGAATTTCTCTTATACGCGCGGCTGCTAAAAACTTTAAAGACACTTTGTGTGTGTCATCACGTAATGATTATGTAGAAATTTTAGAACTCCTACAAAGTCAAAATGGCGAAATTGATTTAGAAACAAGACAAAATTTTGCAGCCAAAGCTTTTAATATTTCCTCACATTACGACACTGCTATTTTTAATTACTTAAATAGAAACGGGCACGTTAACGCTTTTAAACAAAGTTATACAGATGGAAATACTTTGAGGTATGGTGAAAATCCACATCAAAAAGGCCAGTTTTTTGGTGAATTCAATTCGGTTTTTGATCAATTGCATGGTAAAGAATTGTCATATAATAACCTATTAGATGTTGATGCCGCAGTTAATTTAATGGCCGAATTTCAGAATGAAGCACCAACTTTTGCTATTTTAAAACATAATAACGCTTGTGGTTTAGCACAACGTTCAACTGTCGCTGAAGCATACAAAGATGCATTGGCTGGCGATCCTGTTTCAGCTTTTGGTGGAATATTGATTTCTAATACAGAAATCAATCAGGAAACCGCAAAAGAAATTCATCAACTATTTTGTGAGGTTGTTATTGCGCCGAGTTTTTCAACTGAAGCTTTATCAACATTAAAAGGCAAGAAAAATCGAATTATTTTAGTTCAAAAGCAATTTAATTTTAAGCAACCTACAGTTAGAACATGCTTAAATGGAGTTTTAGTACAAGATAAAGATTTAAAAACAGACGCTATTGAAGATTTGAATTGTGTGACTAATAAAGAAGCAACTCAGGAACAAATTACAGATTTATTATTTGCTTCAAAAATTTGTAAACACACTAAATCTAATACAATTGTGCTTGCCAAAAATAAACAACTTTTAGCTAGTGGGACAGGTCAAACTTCAAGAGTTGATGCCTTAAACCAAGCCATTCATAAAGCAATATCATTTAATTTCAGTCTTAAAGATGCCGTTATGGCAAGTGATGCTTTTTTTCCATTTCCAGATTGTGTAGAGATTGCTCATAAAGCAGGTATAACTTCAGTTATTCAGCCAGGTGGCTCAATTAAAGACCAGTTAAGCATTGATTATTGTAACGAGAATCATTTAACAATGTTAATGACTGGCACAAGACACTTTAAACATTAA
- a CDS encoding TatD family hydrolase → MNFIDTHTHLYVEDFDEDIEAVVNRALKNNITKFCLPAIDSKTSKAMLDLQLKFPENMHIMAGLHPTSVNKNYNKELEHVEQQLQKHNCVAVGEIGIDLYWDQRFLCEQQDAFKAQIKLAKQNNLPIVIHCREAFDEVFEVLESEKSDDLFGIFHCFTGTLEQAKRAIDLNMKIGLGGVLTFKNGKIDQYMHLIDLKHIVLETDAPYLAPKPYRGKRNESSYLIKVAEKLAEIHNRSLEEIAKITTQNAEAIFKI, encoded by the coding sequence ATGAATTTTATAGACACGCACACACACTTATACGTTGAAGACTTTGATGAAGATATTGAAGCAGTTGTAAACCGAGCGCTCAAAAACAACATTACCAAATTTTGCCTACCAGCTATAGACTCAAAAACTTCTAAAGCTATGCTTGATTTACAATTGAAGTTTCCAGAAAATATGCACATCATGGCAGGCTTGCATCCTACATCAGTGAATAAAAATTACAACAAAGAACTTGAGCATGTTGAGCAACAACTTCAAAAACACAACTGTGTTGCTGTTGGCGAAATTGGCATTGATTTATATTGGGATCAGCGCTTTTTATGTGAACAACAAGATGCATTTAAAGCGCAAATTAAACTAGCAAAACAAAACAACTTACCTATCGTAATACATTGCAGAGAGGCTTTTGACGAAGTTTTTGAAGTTCTAGAGAGTGAAAAAAGTGATGATTTATTTGGCATTTTTCACTGTTTTACTGGAACATTAGAACAAGCTAAACGAGCAATCGATTTAAACATGAAAATAGGTCTTGGTGGTGTGCTGACCTTTAAAAATGGTAAGATTGACCAATACATGCATCTTATTGATTTAAAACATATAGTATTAGAAACTGATGCGCCGTATCTTGCGCCTAAACCCTATAGAGGCAAAAGAAATGAAAGTAGTTATCTTATTAAAGTTGCTGAAAAGCTAGCAGAAATTCATAACAGAAGTTTAGAAGAGATTGCTAAAATCACAACACAAAATGCAGAAGCCATATTTAAAATTTAA
- a CDS encoding ExbD/TolR family protein has translation MSKFKKNKGGGTPGISTASLPDIVFMLLFFFMVVTVMRDTSLKVKNVLPFADQVEKLEKKDLVMYIYAGKPSPRYQDQYGTEARVQLNDNYAKISDIQQFIYQERQSKREELVKYLITALKVDKETNMGLVSDIKQELRKAEALKINYTTKQGDASLNLE, from the coding sequence ATGTCAAAATTTAAAAAAAATAAAGGTGGTGGAACACCTGGAATTTCGACGGCATCTTTGCCTGATATTGTTTTTATGCTACTATTCTTTTTCATGGTTGTAACTGTTATGCGTGATACTAGTCTGAAGGTAAAAAATGTTTTACCATTTGCTGATCAAGTTGAAAAACTTGAAAAGAAAGATTTAGTTATGTATATCTATGCTGGGAAACCTTCTCCTCGATATCAAGATCAATACGGTACAGAGGCAAGAGTACAGCTAAACGACAACTATGCAAAAATTAGTGATATACAGCAATTCATTTATCAAGAAAGACAAAGCAAACGAGAAGAGCTTGTTAAATACTTAATAACTGCCCTAAAAGTTGATAAGGAAACCAATATGGGATTAGTTTCTGATATTAAACAAGAATTACGTAAAGCGGAAGCTTTAAAAATAAATTATACAACTAAACAAGGTGATGCATCACTTAATTTAGAATAG
- a CDS encoding retropepsin-like aspartic protease gives MPSLRKILESKGYSSVKLGVISTGHLHCNAIINGIPGDFILDTGASSSCIDLAVADYFSLLPEDSDIRAAGAGASNMLTKSSQDNKIEIGEWTQKKMKLVIFDLSHVNTALENHDSEKVHGILGADVLEKSKAVIDYKSKRLYLK, from the coding sequence ATGCCATCATTACGTAAAATCCTTGAATCTAAAGGCTATTCAAGTGTTAAGCTCGGAGTTATTTCAACAGGTCATTTACATTGTAATGCTATAATTAACGGAATTCCAGGTGATTTTATTTTAGATACAGGCGCATCGAGTTCTTGCATAGATTTAGCTGTTGCTGATTACTTTTCACTACTGCCAGAAGACAGTGACATTAGGGCAGCTGGTGCAGGAGCAAGTAATATGTTAACAAAGTCGTCTCAAGATAATAAAATTGAAATAGGCGAGTGGACACAAAAGAAAATGAAATTAGTTATTTTTGATTTATCACATGTAAACACAGCTTTAGAGAATCACGATTCTGAAAAAGTTCATGGTATTTTGGGAGCAGATGTTTTAGAGAAGTCGAAAGCTGTTATCGATTATAAATCAAAGCGTTTGTATTTAAAGTAA
- the rpoN gene encoding RNA polymerase factor sigma-54, whose protein sequence is MLKQQLNLKLSQKLSPQQIQLMKLIQLPTVAFEQRLRNELEENPALESGKDEYEDDEFKNEEYDNDSEVIETEFDVDDYLSDDEIPSYKLKANNYSKDSEDNQIPYASGISFTQYLKNQLHTINLNEEDMLIAEFLIGSVDSSGYLRRKLIDIVDDLAFTQNIFTSENHVLSVLNIVQTLDPAGVCSRDLQECLSLQLERKTSSKEVDLAKQIVNEAFNMFSKKHYEKLITKFSVSEEELKSAIEVIEHLNPKPGASYSSNTRIVEHVIPDFTIRIKNGELELTLNGRNAPEMHVSHEYANMLKAYKESNNKSKSQKEAVLFIKQKLDSAKWFIDAIKQRQHTLISTMTAIMNYQKDYFLSGDETDIKPMILKDIAEKIDMDISTVSRVANSKYVDTPYGTFLIKEFFSESMKNDQGIDVSTREIKNILESVVDKENKKKPYTDAKLTELLKEKGYPIARRTVAKYREQLDIPVARLRKEI, encoded by the coding sequence ATGCTCAAACAGCAACTCAATTTAAAATTATCTCAAAAGCTATCACCGCAACAAATTCAGTTGATGAAGTTGATACAGTTGCCTACAGTTGCCTTTGAACAGCGATTGCGAAACGAGTTAGAAGAGAATCCAGCGCTTGAATCTGGAAAAGATGAATATGAAGATGATGAGTTTAAAAATGAAGAATATGATAATGATTCTGAAGTTATAGAAACTGAATTTGATGTTGATGATTATTTAAGTGACGATGAAATTCCAAGTTACAAGTTAAAAGCTAACAATTACTCTAAAGATTCAGAAGACAACCAAATCCCTTATGCTTCAGGAATATCTTTTACACAATATCTCAAAAATCAGTTGCATACAATTAACTTAAATGAAGAAGATATGCTAATCGCTGAATTTCTCATAGGAAGTGTTGATAGTTCAGGATATTTGAGGCGTAAATTAATTGATATTGTAGATGATCTAGCCTTTACTCAAAATATTTTTACCAGTGAAAATCATGTTTTAAGCGTATTAAACATAGTACAAACGCTAGATCCAGCAGGTGTTTGTTCAAGAGATTTGCAAGAGTGCTTAAGTCTTCAGTTAGAGCGTAAAACATCTTCAAAAGAAGTTGATTTAGCTAAGCAAATTGTTAATGAAGCCTTCAATATGTTTTCGAAAAAGCACTATGAAAAATTGATAACTAAGTTTTCAGTTTCTGAAGAAGAGCTTAAATCTGCTATTGAAGTTATTGAACATTTAAACCCTAAGCCAGGCGCGTCTTACAGTTCAAACACACGAATAGTCGAACATGTTATACCAGATTTTACCATTCGAATTAAAAATGGTGAGTTAGAGCTTACTTTAAACGGTAGAAATGCACCAGAAATGCACGTTTCTCACGAATATGCAAATATGCTTAAAGCTTATAAAGAGTCTAACAATAAATCTAAATCTCAAAAAGAAGCGGTTTTGTTTATAAAACAAAAATTAGATTCGGCAAAGTGGTTTATAGATGCCATTAAGCAACGACAACATACCCTAATTTCTACCATGACTGCTATTATGAATTATCAAAAAGATTATTTTTTAAGTGGTGACGAGACAGATATAAAACCGATGATTCTTAAAGACATCGCTGAAAAAATTGATATGGATATCAGTACAGTTTCTCGTGTGGCAAACTCTAAGTACGTCGATACACCATATGGTACTTTTTTAATTAAAGAGTTTTTTTCTGAATCAATGAAAAATGATCAAGGTATTGACGTTTCAACGCGTGAAATTAAAAATATATTAGAGTCTGTTGTAGATAAAGAAAACAAGAAAAAGCCTTATACAGATGCAAAATTAACTGAATTGCTAAAAGAAAAAGGTTATCCTATAGCAAGACGAACTGTTGCTAAATATCGAGAACAATTAGATATTCCTGTGGCAAGATTGCGAAAAGAAATATGA
- a CDS encoding asparaginase, which yields MSQPTKILLIYTGGTIGMIKDPVTNSLKAFNFDQLLSNIPELKLLSHKINTLSFKNPKDSSDFNCEDYINLATIIEANYENYDGFVVLHGSDTMSYTASAISFMLENLTKPVIFTGSQLPIGDLRTDAKENLITSIQIAGLRKGSKSLIQEVGLYFEYKLYRANRTTKINAEHFEAFSSLNFPAIIESGVNLNINHSSLIQQKPKQLKVHKKLDNNIIIIKVFPGLNEATFNHLVNTPNIKGIILETFGSGNTKTEDWFLKVIKKAIDNGIHVVNITQCSGGSVEMGKYATSKHLLEAGLIDGKDMTTEAAVGKMMFLLPKKLDKNVFKTIFETSLRGEMK from the coding sequence ATGAGTCAACCGACTAAAATACTTTTAATATACACAGGCGGTACAATTGGCATGATTAAAGATCCTGTCACGAACTCCTTGAAGGCATTCAACTTTGACCAACTGCTATCTAATATTCCTGAATTAAAATTACTGAGTCACAAAATTAATACCCTTAGTTTTAAAAATCCAAAAGACTCTTCTGATTTTAACTGTGAAGACTACATCAACTTAGCAACTATAATTGAAGCTAATTATGAAAATTATGATGGTTTTGTAGTTTTACATGGTAGCGACACTATGTCTTACACTGCTTCAGCTATTTCATTTATGCTAGAAAATCTTACCAAGCCTGTTATATTTACAGGATCACAACTTCCGATAGGTGACTTACGAACTGATGCCAAAGAAAATTTAATTACAAGTATTCAAATTGCAGGGCTAAGAAAAGGAAGTAAAAGCTTAATTCAGGAAGTAGGCTTATACTTTGAGTATAAACTATATCGTGCTAACCGCACTACTAAAATTAACGCTGAACACTTTGAAGCCTTTTCATCACTCAATTTTCCAGCGATTATAGAGTCAGGAGTTAATCTTAATATTAATCATTCTAGTTTAATACAACAAAAACCAAAACAACTTAAAGTTCATAAAAAACTTGACAATAACATTATTATCATAAAAGTTTTTCCAGGGTTAAACGAGGCAACATTTAATCACTTAGTAAACACTCCAAACATTAAAGGCATTATTTTAGAAACTTTTGGTAGTGGAAATACCAAAACAGAAGATTGGTTTTTGAAAGTGATTAAAAAAGCAATCGACAATGGTATTCATGTGGTAAATATTACACAATGTAGCGGTGGAAGTGTAGAAATGGGAAAATACGCCACAAGCAAACATCTTTTAGAAGCTGGATTAATTGATGGGAAAGACATGACAACTGAAGCAGCTGTCGGCAAAATGATGTTTTTGCTTCCTAAAAAACTCGATAAAAATGTTTTTAAGACGATCTTTGAGACTAGTTTGAGAGGTGAAATGAAATAA
- a CDS encoding MotA/TolQ/ExbB proton channel family protein — translation MKRLFSILAICTAMALGNFNAQAAQSDVVTENITVNFVQDDTQEGASEESVGFHQELKKRFIEGGPTFMGIVLLCLILGLAIAFERIIYLNLATTNTKKLAQKVEDAMNSGGVEAAKEVCRNTSGPVASIYYQGLDRMDEGVEAAEKAVVAYGGVQMGQLEKNVSWVSLFIALAPMLGFMGTVIGMIQAFDKIEAAGDMQPSLVAGGIKVALLTTVFGLIVAIILQVFYNYIIAKIDAIVNDMEDASITLIDMLVAHKNK, via the coding sequence ATGAAAAGATTATTTTCAATTTTAGCCATCTGTACAGCAATGGCTTTAGGTAATTTCAATGCACAAGCTGCTCAAAGTGATGTTGTAACCGAAAACATTACTGTAAACTTTGTTCAAGATGATACACAAGAAGGTGCATCTGAAGAAAGTGTAGGATTTCACCAAGAACTTAAAAAACGTTTTATCGAAGGTGGACCAACATTTATGGGCATCGTACTACTTTGTTTAATTCTTGGTTTAGCTATTGCATTTGAACGTATTATTTATTTAAACTTAGCAACAACAAACACTAAAAAATTAGCTCAAAAAGTAGAGGATGCTATGAATAGCGGTGGTGTTGAAGCAGCTAAAGAGGTTTGTAGAAATACAAGCGGTCCTGTGGCTTCAATTTATTATCAAGGTTTAGACCGAATGGATGAAGGCGTTGAAGCGGCTGAAAAAGCAGTTGTTGCTTATGGTGGCGTACAAATGGGACAACTTGAGAAAAATGTTTCTTGGGTATCTTTATTTATTGCACTTGCACCGATGCTTGGATTCATGGGTACTGTAATAGGTATGATTCAAGCCTTCGATAAAATTGAAGCAGCTGGTGATATGCAACCATCTTTAGTTGCAGGTGGTATTAAAGTAGCACTTTTAACTACTGTATTTGGTCTTATTGTGGCTATTATACTTCAAGTTTTTTATAACTATATCATCGCAAAAATTGATGCTATCGTTAATGACATGGAGGATGCTTCAATTACTTTAATTGATATGCTAGTAGCTCATAAAAATAAATAA
- a CDS encoding porin family protein: protein MKYALLLLIISLTAENIAQTVNIESDSITENKKSFYREDQFYAGISFNLLTKLNNDVNQSGFSGSFDLGFIRDFPLNKNSTLALGLGAGININTYNQNVFFGETSSGNDIITVLNTSVDYSTNKFSTHVLEFPIQLRWRTSTSEDYAFWRIYAGAKIGYVYYFKSTFEQENNTVIQTDLNALNRFRTSAFLSFGYNIVNIQIQYDLNPLFDGRFSDSESKIGINPLRLGFIFYIL, encoded by the coding sequence ATGAAATATGCGCTTTTGTTATTAATCATATCGTTAACAGCAGAAAATATTGCTCAAACGGTAAATATAGAATCAGATTCAATTACTGAAAATAAAAAATCGTTTTACAGAGAAGATCAATTTTATGCTGGCATTAGCTTTAACTTGTTAACTAAACTTAATAATGATGTTAACCAATCAGGTTTTTCAGGAAGTTTTGATTTAGGATTTATACGCGATTTCCCATTAAATAAAAACTCTACTTTAGCACTTGGACTTGGTGCAGGCATAAACATCAATACTTATAACCAAAATGTATTTTTTGGTGAAACTTCAAGCGGTAACGATATTATAACAGTACTAAATACATCTGTAGACTATTCTACAAATAAGTTTTCTACACATGTTTTAGAGTTTCCCATTCAATTAAGGTGGAGAACATCTACCAGTGAAGATTATGCCTTTTGGAGAATTTACGCAGGAGCAAAAATTGGTTACGTTTATTATTTTAAGTCAACTTTTGAGCAAGAAAACAACACAGTTATCCAAACAGATTTAAATGCCCTCAACAGGTTTAGAACTTCAGCATTTCTTTCATTTGGTTATAACATTGTTAACATTCAAATTCAATATGATTTGAATCCATTATTTGATGGTAGATTTTCAGATTCAGAGTCAAAAATTGGAATTAACCCTCTTAGATTAGGTTTTATATTTTACATTTTATAA
- a CDS encoding ExbD/TolR family protein, whose translation MAKRNAPEVNAGSMADIAFLLLIFFLVTTTIETDSGISRKLPPIEENKQDPPPLKEKNIFIVLVNANEEIFVDHHIVKENPMKLEDLRAKAVEFLDNGGGTGDEACNYCQGSGDPDSSDNPVKAVISLQNDRLTEYGTYIAVQNELVAAYNQLRNREAQRLYKVDFTEMEKAFKDPNYTGDKDKLKEKIEKIKDMYPQKLSEAEPKK comes from the coding sequence ATGGCAAAAAGAAATGCACCAGAAGTTAATGCAGGATCGATGGCTGACATCGCATTCTTACTGCTTATCTTTTTCTTAGTGACAACAACTATAGAAACAGATAGTGGTATTAGCAGAAAACTTCCTCCAATTGAAGAGAACAAACAAGATCCGCCACCACTTAAAGAAAAAAATATCTTTATAGTTTTAGTTAACGCTAATGAAGAAATTTTTGTAGATCATCACATCGTTAAAGAAAATCCGATGAAGTTAGAAGATTTACGTGCAAAAGCCGTTGAGTTTTTAGACAATGGTGGTGGCACCGGAGACGAGGCTTGCAACTATTGTCAAGGTTCTGGTGATCCTGATTCATCAGATAACCCCGTAAAGGCGGTCATATCTTTGCAAAATGACAGATTAACTGAGTATGGAACCTACATTGCCGTTCAAAATGAGCTTGTTGCTGCTTATAATCAGTTAAGAAACCGAGAAGCTCAACGTCTCTATAAAGTTGACTTTACTGAGATGGAAAAAGCCTTTAAAGATCCTAACTATACAGGTGATAAAGACAAGCTTAAGGAAAAAATCGAAAAGATTAAGGACATGTACCCTCAAAAGTTATCTGAGGCTGAACCAAAAAAATAG